A DNA window from Paenibacillus sp. HWE-109 contains the following coding sequences:
- a CDS encoding extracellular solute-binding protein — protein sequence MKKSLIVTLVTTVSVALLAGCGSTGTTGGTKESTAPKTTDAGKPAEKVKLSIWHNYTGEDLRAKTMRDYMEKFKKDHPNVELDIQGIPPDGYRPRLKTVAAANEMPDLFVMWPGVMTKEFVAGDLIQPINELLDSKADWKNGFMPGSFDDFTISGKTYSAPMALSPTSILYYNKEIFNKYSVQPPKTWDDLMKLVDTFKKNNVTPIALGNKAAWVAQSSILSSLADRVTGTEWFLKAVDQNGAKFTDPEFVQSLTYLQQLGKAGAFQEGFNSIDNTQMEQMFAQGKAAMMIDGGWALPNLAANTSKEALANLAVTVLPSVPNGKGDPNSLSGVVGTGLGMSKKVSGAQKAAAYELIYALSGPEAQKAILESNQLVSYKVDLDTSKVSSLFADVYKMMNTVKKTPVYDGRLTSASADVVNNGLQELLMGGKPEDIAKKIQDAQAKAVGK from the coding sequence ATGAAAAAGTCATTAATCGTTACACTCGTAACTACAGTATCAGTAGCTTTGCTGGCTGGTTGTGGTTCAACAGGAACAACAGGCGGGACCAAAGAGAGCACAGCTCCTAAAACAACAGATGCTGGAAAACCAGCCGAAAAAGTCAAATTATCCATTTGGCACAACTATACGGGCGAAGATTTACGCGCCAAAACCATGCGTGATTACATGGAGAAATTCAAGAAAGATCATCCTAACGTAGAGTTGGATATCCAAGGGATTCCGCCCGATGGTTACCGTCCACGTCTGAAAACCGTTGCTGCAGCTAATGAAATGCCTGATCTATTCGTCATGTGGCCGGGCGTTATGACCAAAGAATTCGTTGCCGGCGACTTGATTCAGCCAATTAATGAATTGCTGGACAGCAAAGCCGATTGGAAAAACGGTTTTATGCCAGGATCCTTCGATGACTTCACCATCTCTGGCAAAACGTACAGCGCGCCAATGGCGTTATCACCAACTTCCATTCTTTATTACAACAAAGAAATCTTCAATAAATATAGCGTTCAACCTCCAAAAACATGGGACGATCTCATGAAACTGGTGGATACGTTCAAAAAGAATAACGTAACGCCAATTGCGCTTGGTAACAAAGCTGCCTGGGTTGCACAGTCCAGTATCCTTAGTTCCTTGGCTGACCGTGTGACTGGAACCGAATGGTTCTTGAAAGCTGTTGATCAAAATGGCGCGAAATTCACCGATCCAGAATTCGTTCAATCTTTGACGTACCTTCAACAACTCGGTAAAGCAGGCGCGTTCCAAGAAGGCTTTAACAGCATCGATAACACACAAATGGAACAAATGTTCGCTCAAGGCAAAGCGGCCATGATGATTGATGGCGGTTGGGCATTGCCTAACTTAGCAGCGAATACGTCCAAAGAAGCTTTAGCGAATTTGGCTGTTACGGTTCTGCCTTCAGTGCCTAATGGCAAAGGTGATCCTAACTCACTTTCCGGTGTTGTAGGAACTGGTTTGGGAATGAGCAAGAAAGTAAGCGGCGCGCAGAAAGCAGCAGCTTACGAATTGATCTACGCGCTGTCTGGTCCTGAAGCACAAAAAGCAATTCTAGAAAGCAATCAGCTCGTGAGCTACAAGGTAGACTTGGACACTTCCAAAGTATCCTCTTTATTCGCAGATGTTTATAAAATGATGAATACCGTTAAGAAAACGCCGGTTTATGATGGAAGACTTACTTCCGCCAGTGCCGATGTCGTAAATAATGGCTTGCAAGAGCTCCTTATGGGCGGCAAGCCAGAGGATATCGCTAAGAAAATTCAAGACGCGCAAGCTAAAGCCGTCGGTAAATAA
- a CDS encoding carbohydrate ABC transporter permease has protein sequence MAQAVSTQTGFPAGGKKRKAWIQGLVNAGLSLYALVTIYPLIWLFISAFKSNEEFYSRPFLLPTVWKWDNVVRAWKVSGMGLSLWNSTVVTVASLVLTLVIGALAAYVLSRFSFKLKPFFMGLFLLGMLIPIHSTLVPLFIIMKKIGLLNSYGALILPYVAFELPLAIFVIAAYLITIPKEIEEAALIDGTGYWGIFFRMMLPLSMPALSTVAILAFLRFWNDFAFALVFISKPALKTVPLSLSAFATGYMTDYELTMAALAIAVLPTIIVFLLFQEQIMKGMTAGAVKG, from the coding sequence ATGGCGCAGGCTGTATCGACGCAGACGGGATTTCCCGCTGGAGGCAAGAAGCGAAAGGCATGGATACAAGGACTTGTTAACGCTGGTCTATCCTTGTACGCGCTTGTCACCATATATCCATTGATTTGGTTGTTTATCAGTGCGTTTAAATCGAATGAAGAGTTTTACTCGCGGCCCTTTTTATTGCCAACCGTGTGGAAGTGGGACAATGTCGTCCGCGCATGGAAAGTATCGGGGATGGGGCTGTCACTTTGGAATTCAACCGTCGTCACGGTAGCTTCCTTAGTGCTCACGTTAGTCATTGGGGCACTGGCTGCTTATGTATTATCGCGCTTTTCATTTAAATTAAAACCATTTTTTATGGGTTTATTTCTATTAGGCATGCTCATTCCTATTCATAGCACCCTAGTTCCTTTGTTCATTATTATGAAAAAAATAGGGCTGTTGAATTCGTACGGAGCACTTATTCTGCCTTATGTGGCTTTCGAGCTGCCACTGGCTATTTTCGTCATCGCCGCTTATTTGATTACGATTCCCAAAGAGATTGAAGAAGCCGCGCTAATCGACGGAACAGGTTATTGGGGAATTTTCTTCCGGATGATGCTTCCGCTTAGTATGCCGGCGCTATCGACTGTCGCAATTCTAGCGTTTCTACGCTTCTGGAACGACTTTGCCTTTGCGCTTGTCTTTATCAGCAAGCCTGCGCTTAAGACCGTTCCGCTTAGCTTATCCGCTTTTGCGACCGGGTATATGACCGATTATGAATTAACAATGGCAGCTTTAGCGATTGCTGTATTGCCAACGATTATCGTCTTCTTACTGTTCCAGGAACAGATTATGAAGGGCATGACGGCTGGCGCTGTCAAAGGATAA
- a CDS encoding carbohydrate ABC transporter permease produces MTASARIRGFITIGLLPALVIYLFFVIVPIFWSAYYGFFDWKGIGAAKFIGFDNYVEVIKDPIFWKSFKNNMLIVAASVFGQVPIAMILALLLMRSTFFQRVIRASVFMPMVLSSVVVGIIWGYIYHPQIGILNFLLDGIGLDSWKKAWLSDPKVSMYALMVPIIWNYIGPYMIMFIAALQNISPEIEDAAQLDGVGPVRKLFAVTLPMIWDTVKVAVVLCISGSLKAFDLIYVMTGGGPAHSTELLASYMYNSTFNVYRFGFGSAISTAIIILSLILIVGSQYLMKKDYR; encoded by the coding sequence ATGACTGCATCTGCAAGAATCAGAGGATTCATTACCATAGGGCTCCTTCCGGCCTTAGTCATTTACTTGTTTTTTGTGATTGTGCCAATTTTTTGGTCGGCGTACTACGGCTTTTTTGACTGGAAAGGGATCGGAGCCGCTAAATTCATCGGATTTGACAATTATGTTGAAGTCATCAAGGATCCAATTTTCTGGAAGTCTTTCAAAAACAATATGCTTATCGTGGCAGCTTCCGTGTTTGGTCAGGTTCCCATTGCTATGATTCTAGCGCTTCTTCTAATGCGCAGCACTTTTTTTCAACGTGTGATTCGAGCGTCTGTCTTTATGCCCATGGTACTATCCTCGGTTGTAGTCGGGATTATCTGGGGTTATATCTACCACCCGCAAATTGGGATTCTAAACTTCTTGCTTGATGGCATTGGTCTTGATAGTTGGAAAAAAGCTTGGCTCTCGGATCCGAAAGTATCGATGTACGCACTGATGGTGCCGATCATCTGGAATTATATTGGTCCCTACATGATTATGTTTATTGCTGCTCTCCAAAATATTTCGCCTGAGATTGAAGATGCGGCCCAACTGGATGGCGTAGGTCCGGTTCGCAAATTATTCGCGGTCACCTTGCCGATGATCTGGGATACCGTCAAAGTAGCCGTCGTCTTATGTATTTCCGGAAGTTTGAAGGCGTTCGACCTCATCTATGTGATGACGGGCGGCGGACCTGCACATTCCACGGAATTATTAGCTTCATATATGTACAACAGCACGTTCAACGTTTACCGTTTCGGTTTTGGCAGCGCGATTTCTACGGCTATCATCATTCTTAGCTTGATTTTGATTGTCGGCAGTCAATACCTGATGAAAAAGGATTATCGATAG
- a CDS encoding phosphotransferase: MKAKIELIFTDQGNIRNGIPHEREEIYVGRNGQKVERIRVHLENHTDSFIYKRLTNFPSLGKEMWVQDHIIPLIPSVRVPRIFLEARTNEPENYWMIIEDMGPLQHGFETEVLKRTASLIPAWHLLSKELLVGEFTGHTPEAAAVQAYLRTKDQQVRSILAAPEFKPTVVDFFYREVVHHHWREETVVSHGDLNPLNIAMANAGLVIIDWEYLHVNSVYWDLFCLLDITSPFYRRPMSNLRDRLSILMTYTAVRGKLQTDVNESFIYDYHRYCALYSVWVLILIEFDLEQDKFERSLLLNQRAETFEILISVVDYLMKNADLR, translated from the coding sequence ATGAAAGCTAAGATAGAACTCATCTTTACCGATCAAGGGAACATTCGAAACGGCATTCCTCATGAGCGTGAAGAGATTTATGTGGGGCGAAATGGTCAAAAAGTGGAGCGCATACGGGTTCATTTGGAAAATCATACGGATAGTTTTATCTATAAACGCCTAACCAATTTCCCCAGCTTAGGAAAGGAAATGTGGGTGCAAGACCATATTATTCCCTTGATCCCGAGTGTTCGCGTTCCAAGAATCTTCCTAGAGGCTAGAACGAATGAACCTGAGAACTACTGGATGATTATTGAGGACATGGGGCCTCTGCAGCATGGTTTTGAAACAGAGGTACTAAAGCGTACGGCTTCATTAATACCTGCATGGCACTTGCTGTCTAAGGAGCTGCTTGTTGGTGAGTTCACAGGACACACACCTGAAGCAGCCGCAGTCCAGGCTTATTTACGGACCAAAGATCAGCAAGTTCGCAGCATACTCGCTGCTCCAGAGTTTAAGCCTACGGTTGTAGACTTCTTTTACCGGGAAGTAGTGCATCATCATTGGAGGGAAGAGACGGTCGTTTCTCACGGTGACTTGAATCCTCTGAACATCGCCATGGCTAATGCCGGCTTGGTTATCATTGATTGGGAGTATCTGCATGTGAATAGTGTATACTGGGATTTATTTTGCCTGTTGGATATTACAAGTCCCTTCTATAGAAGGCCGATGTCAAACCTTAGAGACAGACTCTCCATTTTAATGACTTACACTGCAGTGCGCGGCAAATTGCAAACAGATGTAAATGAATCGTTCATCTACGATTATCATAGATATTGTGCACTTTACTCCGTCTGGGTTCTTATATTAATCGAATTCGATTTGGAACAAGACAAATTTGAACGCTCCTTATTGCTTAACCAACGTGCCGAAACCTTCGAGATTTTGATCAGTGTCGTAGACTACCTTATGAAAAATGCCGATTTGCGTTAG